A portion of the Chondrinema litorale genome contains these proteins:
- a CDS encoding S41 family peptidase, giving the protein MLRIYQTTILIIFTFLSAYARQAQPDGLVTMYSVEELHQDLEYLQTSLIKYHPNLFTYQSKVAFEKGFQEVREDINTPLTENEFYRLVKPLVSAIKCGHTELYFSDKYLTHHIPNSYPIDVFVKENEIFIIESNSAQIPVGSKIVSINQIAASKIIEKLKVYISSDGTHQNGREYWLSRNFFKLFEEILAETPALQIVFDYNQTQKKVRLQPNTQQYELQNSFEPLLSLQYDPNSEVKTATLDISSFDKRILKQSGYNYNKYLKKVFQKIQEKDVDKLIIDLRDNYGGNDINAIELYSYISDKPFKFYEKLSLKKGSKRFLKFPYKLFFPLKKDTETQMMVYNGHKGLKFLSPKKTAYTGELEVLINGGTMSAATHFAAKCDNSGRAILAGSTSGGAYTHSNSGFTIYRKTPNTGLQLFIPAIKYELYLPNKIQEESGIQPDIIINELILGEKTAKLIKSGS; this is encoded by the coding sequence ATGTTAAGGATTTATCAGACTACCATACTAATAATATTTACATTTCTATCAGCATATGCCAGACAAGCTCAACCTGATGGTCTGGTTACTATGTACTCTGTGGAAGAATTACATCAAGATTTAGAATATCTTCAGACTTCTTTAATAAAGTATCACCCTAATCTATTTACTTATCAAAGTAAAGTAGCTTTCGAAAAAGGGTTTCAAGAAGTTCGAGAAGACATAAATACGCCTTTAACCGAAAATGAATTTTACAGGCTTGTAAAGCCACTTGTAAGCGCTATTAAGTGTGGGCATACAGAGCTTTATTTTTCAGATAAATACCTGACCCACCATATTCCAAATTCTTACCCTATTGATGTTTTTGTAAAGGAGAACGAGATTTTTATTATCGAATCTAATTCAGCTCAAATACCTGTAGGAAGCAAAATTGTAAGTATAAATCAGATTGCAGCATCAAAAATTATTGAGAAACTCAAAGTATATATCTCTAGTGATGGCACTCACCAAAATGGCAGAGAATATTGGCTAAGTCGTAATTTCTTTAAGCTATTTGAAGAAATACTTGCAGAAACTCCTGCTCTGCAAATTGTATTTGACTATAATCAAACTCAAAAAAAGGTAAGGCTACAACCTAATACACAACAATATGAGTTGCAGAACTCATTTGAACCTCTGCTCAGCTTACAATATGACCCAAATTCTGAGGTAAAAACAGCGACTCTAGATATTAGTAGTTTTGATAAAAGAATACTTAAGCAATCTGGCTATAACTACAATAAATATTTAAAGAAAGTCTTTCAAAAAATTCAAGAAAAAGATGTAGATAAGCTTATCATTGATTTGAGAGATAATTATGGTGGTAATGACATAAATGCAATTGAATTATACAGCTACATCAGCGATAAACCTTTCAAGTTTTATGAAAAACTAAGCCTTAAGAAAGGTAGTAAGCGGTTTCTAAAATTCCCATATAAATTATTTTTCCCGCTTAAAAAAGACACTGAAACCCAAATGATGGTCTACAATGGTCATAAGGGATTAAAATTTCTCAGCCCTAAAAAAACTGCTTATACAGGCGAATTGGAAGTTTTAATTAATGGAGGAACCATGTCTGCTGCAACTCATTTTGCCGCTAAATGTGATAATTCAGGCAGAGCCATATTAGCAGGAAGTACTTCTGGTGGTGCATATACACATAGTAATAGTGGTTTTACTATTTATAGAAAGACACCTAATACGGGCTTACAGTTATTTATTCCTGCTATTAAATATGAATTATACTTACCTAATAAAATTCAAGAAGAAAGTGGTATACAACCTGATATTATCATCAATGAACTTATATTGGGAGAAAAAACTGCAAAATTGATTAAATCTGGAAGTTAA
- the purH gene encoding bifunctional phosphoribosylaminoimidazolecarboxamide formyltransferase/IMP cyclohydrolase, whose translation MKKIKSALISVFYKDKLEPIIKLLDANGVTIYSTGGTQKFIEEAGAKVTAVEDLTGYPSILGGRVKTLHPKVFGGILGRADNETDKEQMEKYEIPAFDLIIVDLYPFEETLASGASHADIIEKIDIGGISLIRAAAKNYKDAMIVSSREQYDSLLNILETNECATTEEERKAFAAYAFNVSSHYDTAIFNYFNGTLSSEDKIEAYKASFPDAAVLRYGENPHQQGVFYGKLTDLFDQLNGKALSYNNLVDVDAAVALIDEFPVEEGIAFAILKHTNACGAALGSNCEEAYQNALKADPVSAFGGVLITNTAVDLDAANAMHSLFFEVLIAPSFNDDALELLSKKKNRILLKRKETAMPEKLYKTLLNGVIAMDKDMKMETAEDLKTMTKAAPSEEEVKALLFANKLVKHTKSNTIVLAKEGQLFASGVGQTSRVDALEQAIHKAKHFGFDLNEAVMASDAFFPFPDCVEIARKEGIKAVIQPGGSIKDQASIDYCDENGMSMVFTGIRHFKH comes from the coding sequence ATGAAAAAAATAAAATCAGCCCTCATTTCAGTTTTTTATAAAGATAAACTTGAACCAATAATAAAATTACTTGATGCTAACGGAGTAACAATTTACTCAACCGGAGGTACTCAAAAGTTTATTGAAGAAGCTGGAGCGAAGGTAACAGCAGTAGAAGACCTTACAGGATATCCATCAATTTTAGGAGGAAGAGTAAAGACTTTACATCCAAAAGTATTTGGAGGTATTTTAGGAAGAGCGGACAATGAGACTGATAAAGAGCAGATGGAAAAGTACGAAATTCCTGCTTTCGATCTAATCATTGTAGATTTATATCCATTCGAAGAAACACTTGCTTCAGGAGCCTCTCATGCTGATATTATCGAAAAAATAGATATTGGAGGTATTTCGTTGATTAGAGCTGCTGCAAAAAATTATAAAGATGCCATGATTGTTTCTTCACGTGAGCAGTACGATAGTTTGTTAAACATTCTAGAAACAAACGAGTGTGCTACAACTGAAGAAGAAAGAAAAGCTTTTGCAGCTTATGCATTTAATGTTAGCTCTCATTACGATACAGCAATATTCAATTATTTTAATGGTACTTTATCTTCTGAAGATAAAATTGAAGCTTATAAAGCAAGTTTCCCTGATGCTGCGGTTTTAAGATATGGAGAAAACCCTCACCAGCAAGGAGTGTTTTATGGTAAATTAACTGACCTCTTCGATCAGTTAAATGGAAAAGCATTATCTTATAACAACTTAGTGGATGTTGATGCAGCAGTAGCTTTAATAGATGAATTTCCTGTAGAAGAAGGAATTGCATTTGCTATTCTAAAACATACTAATGCTTGTGGTGCTGCTTTAGGAAGTAATTGTGAAGAAGCATACCAAAATGCATTAAAAGCTGATCCGGTATCTGCATTTGGTGGTGTATTAATTACAAACACTGCTGTTGATTTAGACGCTGCAAATGCAATGCACAGTCTTTTCTTTGAAGTTTTAATTGCTCCTTCTTTTAATGATGATGCATTAGAATTGCTTTCAAAGAAGAAAAATAGAATTTTACTGAAGCGCAAAGAGACTGCAATGCCAGAAAAGTTATATAAAACTTTGCTCAATGGTGTAATTGCTATGGATAAGGACATGAAGATGGAGACAGCTGAAGACTTGAAAACAATGACGAAAGCTGCTCCAAGCGAAGAAGAGGTAAAAGCATTATTGTTTGCTAACAAATTAGTAAAACATACCAAGTCTAATACAATTGTTTTAGCTAAAGAAGGGCAATTATTTGCAAGTGGAGTAGGTCAAACATCACGTGTTGATGCATTGGAGCAGGCAATTCATAAAGCTAAACACTTCGGATTTGATCTTAATGAGGCTGTTATGGCATCTGATGCATTTTTCCCATTCCCAGATTGTGTTGAAATTGCAAGAAAAGAGGGGATAAAGGCGGTTATTCAACCGGGAGGTTCTATTAAAGACCAAGCATCCATCGATTATTGTGATGAAAATGGAATGTCAATGGTATTTACAGGAATAAGACACTTCAAACATTAA
- a CDS encoding LytR/AlgR family response regulator transcription factor, translating to MRAIIVDDERLARKELNSLLEEYNDIEIVAEASNADEAADVIESLNPDVLFLDIQMPEKTGFDLLEMLTTVPKVIFTTAYDDFALKAFEINAFDYLLKPIDPKRLEETVKKLSDYLAKEEKGKSENKKTESNETDKLLGTDQVFVKDGEKCWFVKLADIRLFESDGNYVKVYFDTFRPLIHRSLNALDERLDDKMFFRASRKYIINLKWIEKIEPWFNGGLMVSLKGGQKIEISRRQAAKFKDKLSL from the coding sequence ATGAGAGCTATTATAGTAGATGATGAAAGACTTGCCCGCAAAGAACTAAATTCCTTATTAGAAGAATATAATGATATTGAAATTGTAGCTGAGGCAAGTAATGCTGATGAGGCCGCAGATGTAATAGAATCGCTAAATCCTGATGTCTTGTTTTTAGATATACAGATGCCAGAGAAAACAGGCTTTGATTTACTGGAAATGCTAACTACCGTACCAAAGGTTATTTTTACTACTGCTTACGACGATTTTGCACTTAAAGCATTTGAGATAAATGCTTTTGATTATCTGCTAAAACCTATAGATCCTAAAAGATTAGAAGAGACAGTCAAAAAGTTGAGTGATTATCTCGCTAAAGAAGAAAAAGGCAAGTCAGAAAATAAAAAGACAGAATCAAATGAAACCGATAAACTTTTAGGTACAGATCAGGTATTTGTGAAAGATGGTGAAAAATGCTGGTTTGTAAAGCTTGCCGATATTCGTTTATTTGAGTCTGATGGCAATTATGTGAAAGTTTATTTTGACACTTTTAGACCTCTTATACATCGCTCTTTAAATGCTTTAGACGAAAGATTGGATGACAAAATGTTTTTTAGAGCGAGCAGAAAATATATTATAAACCTTAAATGGATTGAAAAAATAGAGCCTTGGTTTAATGGTGGTTTAATGGTGAGTTTGAAAGGAGGCCAGAAAATTGAAATTTCCAGAAGACAGGCTGCAAAATTTAAGGATAAGCTTAGTTTATAG
- a CDS encoding extracellular solute-binding protein, with the protein MTRNNLFLNFFIFCFYFLAACGKINTNQISDGYAVNEESQIPVLHLYTDLPAENFKTIVEDFLDVHHIKLDIESSGAEQVIRKIELEKGNPNADLVILSNADRLNRLAEADLIQPISAQNAISKVPKYFCHPDNLWFGISYSPRVIIYSRERVDPRKIKYYTDLSKPLWQGRLLMGSSEDINNQELLGSMLLELDEDKVLDWAKGVSNNTLYGFMDDDQSRIENISRGKGDVAVVVARSIAAMEEIGSTVEKNILEAIAVLEPVVDKKGASVKITGIAKVADSKNAKLAETFISYLFTNEQAEEFATALFEIPVLKGATIPEKMEVWAAIEIDTTSQYQIVNKKQEIVAIMDKVGWK; encoded by the coding sequence ATGACTCGAAATAACCTGTTTTTAAATTTTTTTATTTTCTGTTTTTATTTTTTAGCAGCATGCGGAAAAATAAATACAAACCAGATAAGTGATGGTTATGCAGTAAATGAAGAAAGTCAGATACCTGTATTACATTTATATACAGACTTACCTGCAGAAAACTTTAAAACTATTGTAGAGGATTTTCTGGATGTGCATCATATAAAACTTGACATAGAAAGTAGTGGTGCAGAACAGGTAATAAGAAAAATAGAATTGGAAAAAGGCAACCCTAATGCAGATTTGGTAATTCTGTCGAATGCAGACAGGCTAAATCGTCTTGCAGAGGCAGACTTAATTCAGCCAATTTCTGCACAAAATGCAATTAGTAAAGTGCCTAAGTATTTCTGTCATCCAGATAATTTGTGGTTTGGCATAAGTTATTCACCTAGAGTAATTATCTATTCCAGAGAGCGTGTTGATCCACGAAAGATAAAATACTATACAGATTTATCTAAACCACTTTGGCAGGGTAGATTGCTTATGGGGAGTTCTGAAGATATAAACAACCAAGAATTGCTTGGGAGCATGCTATTAGAATTAGACGAAGATAAAGTGTTAGATTGGGCAAAAGGTGTTTCTAATAATACTTTGTATGGTTTTATGGATGATGACCAAAGCCGCATTGAGAATATATCAAGAGGAAAAGGTGATGTGGCAGTAGTAGTAGCCAGAAGTATAGCTGCTATGGAAGAAATTGGTAGCACAGTAGAAAAAAATATTTTGGAAGCAATAGCAGTACTTGAACCTGTAGTTGATAAAAAAGGTGCTAGTGTAAAGATAACCGGTATCGCGAAAGTTGCTGATAGTAAAAATGCTAAACTCGCAGAGACATTTATTTCTTATTTATTTACAAATGAACAAGCAGAAGAATTTGCTACAGCATTATTTGAAATTCCTGTTTTAAAAGGTGCTACAATTCCAGAAAAAATGGAGGTATGGGCTGCTATTGAAATAGATACTACCAGTCAGTATCAAATTGTCAACAAAAAACAAGAAATTGTGGCAATTATGGATAAGGTTGGATGGAAATAA
- a CDS encoding CCA tRNA nucleotidyltransferase, with protein MNFAVELEKNPLFKILQQAAQKVNVPAYVIGGYVRDIILGRPSKDVDIVCVGSGIALAKAFADCLDQPAQVNVFKNFGTAMVKTDLFEVEFVGARKESYDRNSRKPIVEDGTLEDDQNRRDFTINAMAFSLQTENFGELIDPFGGLEDIKRRLIKTPLEPGITYSDDPLRMMRAVRFAAQLNFDIDHDSFIAIQEQKERIKIVSGERIIDEFNKIVLAKKPSYGFKLLYHCGLLEIIFPEFTALQGVEKVNGKTHKDNFYHTLQVLDNISENTDDLWLRWSAIMHDIAKPATKRFDRKQGWTFHGHEDKGARMVKPIFRRMKLPLDERMRVVEKLVKLHLRPIALVKDSISDSAIRRLIFEAGDDLEGLMMLCRADITSKNHQRVQKYIANFNKLEKKIADVEARDQIRNFQPVITGEIIMETFGVKPSKVVGDIKFKIREAILEGELKNNYDEAYQFMLKAGKELGLKEVSKSNDSK; from the coding sequence ATGAATTTTGCGGTTGAACTTGAAAAAAATCCCCTTTTTAAAATTTTACAACAAGCTGCACAAAAAGTAAATGTGCCAGCTTATGTAATTGGTGGATACGTGCGCGATATAATTTTAGGAAGACCTTCAAAGGATGTTGATATTGTATGTGTAGGTAGTGGTATTGCCTTGGCAAAAGCATTTGCCGATTGTTTAGATCAGCCTGCGCAGGTAAATGTGTTTAAAAACTTTGGTACTGCCATGGTAAAAACAGATTTATTTGAAGTTGAATTTGTTGGTGCAAGAAAAGAGTCTTACGATAGAAATTCTAGAAAGCCAATTGTTGAAGATGGAACATTAGAAGACGATCAGAATAGAAGAGATTTTACCATAAATGCAATGGCTTTTAGCTTGCAAACAGAAAATTTTGGTGAATTAATCGATCCATTTGGTGGCTTAGAAGATATAAAAAGAAGGCTAATAAAAACGCCTCTTGAGCCAGGTATAACTTATTCTGACGATCCTTTGAGAATGATGCGGGCAGTGCGTTTTGCGGCACAGCTTAACTTTGATATCGATCATGACTCTTTTATTGCTATTCAAGAGCAAAAGGAGAGAATTAAGATAGTTTCTGGAGAGAGAATTATTGATGAGTTTAATAAAATTGTTCTTGCAAAGAAACCTTCTTACGGATTTAAGCTTTTATACCATTGTGGCTTGCTTGAGATCATTTTTCCAGAGTTTACAGCTTTGCAAGGTGTAGAAAAAGTTAATGGAAAAACTCATAAAGATAATTTTTACCATACTTTGCAGGTATTAGATAATATTTCTGAAAATACCGATGATTTATGGTTGCGTTGGTCGGCTATAATGCACGATATTGCAAAACCAGCTACCAAAAGATTTGACAGAAAACAAGGTTGGACTTTTCATGGTCACGAAGATAAAGGTGCCAGAATGGTAAAGCCGATTTTCAGAAGAATGAAATTGCCTTTGGATGAGAGAATGCGAGTAGTTGAAAAACTAGTAAAACTGCATCTCAGACCAATTGCTTTAGTAAAAGACTCTATTTCTGATTCTGCAATTAGGAGATTGATTTTTGAAGCGGGCGATGATCTTGAAGGATTAATGATGCTATGTAGAGCAGATATTACCTCAAAAAACCACCAACGTGTTCAAAAGTATATTGCGAATTTCAATAAGCTAGAAAAAAAGATTGCTGATGTTGAAGCTCGCGACCAAATTAGAAATTTTCAACCTGTAATTACAGGAGAAATAATAATGGAAACTTTTGGAGTAAAACCATCTAAAGTAGTAGGTGATATAAAATTTAAAATTAGAGAAGCTATTTTAGAGGGGGAGCTGAAAAACAACTACGACGAAGCTTATCAGTTTATGTTAAAAGCTGGTAAGGAACTGGGCTTAAAAGAAGTTTCAAAATCTAATGACTCGAAATAA